The following are encoded together in the Dyella terrae genome:
- a CDS encoding type VI secretion system Vgr family protein, with the protein MSRSADVRFTFQPSSGLAVQVVEFRLEESLSSPFKLTVDLSSENPALDFGRLLDQPALLTIWHGEQAVRYVHGIISSVEQGTTGFRRTRYRVLVEPQLARAGLRSDWRIFQQQTVPQILQTVLKRSGITDIEQALAKEHLPREFCVQPGESDLDFFARLSGEEGLYYAFEHSAQGHKLIQGDMLYTHGVIPGGPVTYNATPGGDQAEPCIDSLRYTENVRTAIQSQADYSFKHPQYGQRHTSTGNNLSHQATDYERFDWPGRYKVDEAGKPFTQTRLLSLRRDAQVAKISGNDPRLQPGYAFDLDGHPRNAWNSGWRTTLMVHTGTQATSQEEDSAEATVGTHYSYTAEIIPDRVEWKPPIIPKPHIDGPQMAFVVGPKNEEIFCDEFGRVRVQFVWDQYGNRDEYSSCWVRVSQNWAGVAWGHMAIPRIGQEVIVGYIDGDCDQPIIIGRTYPATNPPPYELPRYKTRMTIKSQTHKGKGYNELAFEDQSGAEEIIVHAERDQNITVKNDETTQIGNDRKENVARDETISIGRDRTESVGDNEQVTIGKDRRHTVGQDAFLTIERNYTVNVAKDRVESVGNNRRDQTTANHISDVGGHVEQSVQGHHKLSAGQSIQRQTQHYELQAGEVATIRGPGGSITIDDSGVTLEGLAIRLKGPIVREGGKGNVWGIHGVPHVAQPGDFCLECFLHAAASGGGLVPV; encoded by the coding sequence ATGTCCCGTAGTGCCGATGTTCGTTTCACCTTTCAACCATCCAGCGGCCTCGCCGTTCAAGTGGTTGAGTTTCGTCTCGAGGAATCCCTGTCCTCCCCCTTCAAGCTGACCGTTGACCTCAGCTCCGAAAACCCCGCCCTCGACTTCGGCCGCCTGCTGGACCAGCCTGCCTTACTCACGATCTGGCACGGCGAGCAAGCCGTGCGTTATGTCCACGGCATCATTTCCAGCGTCGAACAGGGCACGACAGGTTTTCGCCGGACGCGTTATCGCGTCCTTGTGGAGCCACAACTCGCACGCGCCGGCCTTCGCAGCGATTGGCGCATCTTTCAGCAACAAACCGTTCCGCAAATTCTGCAAACCGTGCTCAAGCGCAGCGGTATCACCGACATCGAACAAGCGCTTGCGAAAGAACACCTGCCCAGAGAGTTCTGCGTCCAACCCGGGGAGAGTGACTTGGATTTCTTCGCCCGCCTCAGCGGGGAGGAAGGTCTTTACTACGCCTTCGAGCACAGCGCCCAAGGCCACAAGCTGATTCAGGGTGACATGCTTTACACCCACGGCGTGATCCCCGGTGGCCCCGTCACCTACAACGCCACGCCGGGCGGCGATCAGGCCGAGCCCTGTATCGATTCCCTGCGTTATACCGAAAATGTACGAACGGCGATTCAGAGTCAGGCGGATTACAGCTTCAAACACCCGCAGTACGGTCAGCGCCACACCAGCACCGGCAACAACCTGAGTCATCAAGCCACGGATTACGAGCGCTTCGACTGGCCGGGGCGTTATAAGGTAGATGAGGCTGGCAAGCCTTTTACGCAGACACGCCTGCTGTCGCTTCGACGGGACGCGCAAGTCGCAAAAATTTCAGGCAATGACCCTAGACTTCAACCGGGGTATGCCTTTGATTTGGACGGCCATCCGCGCAACGCGTGGAACAGCGGATGGCGCACGACGCTCATGGTGCACACCGGCACCCAAGCCACCAGCCAGGAAGAAGACAGCGCCGAGGCCACGGTAGGCACCCACTACAGCTACACCGCCGAGATCATTCCCGACCGTGTCGAGTGGAAGCCGCCGATTATCCCCAAGCCACACATCGACGGCCCGCAGATGGCCTTCGTCGTCGGTCCAAAAAATGAAGAGATTTTTTGCGATGAATTCGGGCGCGTACGGGTCCAGTTTGTATGGGATCAGTACGGCAATCGCGACGAATACAGCTCCTGCTGGGTACGCGTGAGCCAGAACTGGGCCGGTGTGGCGTGGGGCCATATGGCGATACCACGCATCGGGCAGGAGGTGATCGTCGGCTATATCGATGGCGATTGCGACCAGCCGATTATCATCGGCCGCACGTACCCGGCGACCAATCCGCCGCCCTACGAATTACCGCGCTACAAGACGCGGATGACCATCAAAAGCCAGACCCACAAAGGGAAAGGCTACAACGAGTTGGCGTTCGAAGACCAGAGCGGCGCTGAAGAAATAATAGTCCACGCGGAGCGTGACCAAAATATCACCGTCAAGAACGACGAAACCACGCAGATCGGTAACGACCGCAAAGAAAACGTCGCGCGTGACGAAACCATCAGCATCGGTCGCGACCGCACGGAGAGTGTGGGCGACAACGAACAAGTCACTATCGGCAAGGACCGCCGTCACACCGTGGGGCAGGATGCGTTCCTTACCATCGAGCGCAATTACACCGTCAACGTCGCGAAGGACCGCGTCGAGTCGGTGGGTAACAACCGCCGCGACCAGACCACCGCAAACCATATCAGTGACGTGGGCGGGCACGTTGAACAGAGCGTGCAAGGTCATCACAAGCTTAGCGCGGGGCAGAGCATCCAGCGACAAACCCAGCACTATGAGTTGCAAGCCGGTGAAGTGGCGACGATACGCGGCCCGGGTGGCAGCATCACCATTGACGACAGCGGCGTCACCCTCGAAGGCTTGGCCATTCGTCTAAAGGGCCCCATCGTCAGGGAGGGCGGCAAGGGCAATGTGTGGGGCATCCACGGCGTGCCCCATGTGGCGCAACCGGGCGACTTCTGTCTCGAATGCTTTCTACACGCGGCCGCGTCGGGCGGCGGGCTGGTGCCGGTATGA